The following nucleotide sequence is from Echeneis naucrates chromosome 5, fEcheNa1.1, whole genome shotgun sequence.
CCTTCTCTTAATGTGTGCCACAGCTGCTTGCTACAGATTTAGTGTAAGAATATACATACTATCAGTAACAGACGATGCCATCTAGAATTTACTTTAAATGTGTTGAAGAACAGATAGATATGTGTATTTGAGATGGGACAAGGATCAGAGCAAAATGGTGTTACACTGTCTGACCAGACAAGTCCACATCTATGGATAATTTCCAAAAGGTAAAAAGCATTCCTGAAAGAGCTGCAAAATTAAAGTTTGCCAAAGAAAATGGAGGGATGCTTGATGAATGTTTACAGTACATTCTTGGCTCAGATGAAACCAAACTACATTTTTGTTCAGCTGGTTTTTGAAGACCTGGCCAGAACCACCACAGTGATTGCACAGTGATGCTGGTGAAACATGGAGGCGGGCATTTGCTGATATTTGCATACATGAGTCCAAAAGGTATACAGGAGATGACATTTACAGATGGCACTATGAATGTAAGTTTGTTTATCCCAACACTGAACGAAAAGGTGACTCATGGACTGAAGGCGTTCAGCAGGAGGGGAATTTTTCAATGACAACGATCTCAAACATTGCAAAAGTCAACGGGTttgggaaaggaaaaagaaataaaagcgATGTCCTGGCCAAGTGTGTTCCCTGATGTGAATCCAATATAACACTCTCTGGGTATTTTAAAGTGTGAGGTAGAGCCACAAAGCCCCTTCAACAACCCGTTATCGCCTGTAATGCTGACCAGAGGTATACTCACTGTTTAACTGTATCTTGTAGCAATTTTTCCTGCTCAAATGTGACAAACACCAGGAAACTAAAGTCCAAACTATCCCAACACACAAACCTCTTTAATACGACATCTACATGCTAACTatttaaacagtttttctctaaaatgtatccaaaaaataaaaaagaaaagaaatgccataaaaaaagaatagaCACCTAAAGATTGAGAAATTTACTCAAAACTCATTGTGCACCAGATCCAGAAATGAGAAATGCAGTTACGTTAAAGTAAATGTAGATTTGTTGTGCTGAAACCATCATTACATTCACAGGAGGTAATCAGATTACAAACCCCACTGAATACATGGGCTAACTGACTCAACATGCAGTACGGTCATGGACACGTTAACAACAGCTGAAGTGGAACAAATCTCCAATCCAGACAGTCCACACAGGCCTCACACTGGGAGCGCTGGGTCGTGGCACACAGGCATAGAGGGCATAGAGTGCATAcatataaatatgttttcttgtctgggaaaaaaaaaacttaacaatCAGAGGTTTGTGGGTACGATTAGATTTGATTAGAGCAGCTTCCTGTTCCAAAACCAGAAAAACGACACCAGCAAAATGTTCACACGAATTATGTCAAACGTCGATGAGATTCATGTAGCTGCcctcagagaaaaagaaataactaCTATTTAATCAGCATATTTCTTCATTTGACATGACAAACTGTTTCCACAGTTCACCGCCAGGAATGAATGCATCAGCCTGACACTCCCTCAACACCACCCATCAAAAAGAAAACGACAACTCTTGACAGCTCTTAACTGCCAAAACAAGATCAAATAGTTCTGATTATCTTACAAATAGTCTTGGTTGTCCTGAAAAAAAGTGCGAAACAGTTTCTTTAATTTGAGAGTTTGCTTAATTTTCTTATCTCTAATTacagaaaattgaaaaacaacTGAGTTTAGAAATTGTTTCCTGGATAAAACAAGACATCACAAATGTCCGAttgagaaaataatcatcacatgaatcaataataaattttaatgtgttttacacCAGCTGTGCTAAAtcactgtaaacacattttgacatttaaagtcCTTTTTCCTGCTGTCATCTCATACTGTTCCCAgtcattgttgtgtttgaagGGCCAGGAGGTCAcgaccatcatcatcctcacccACAGCATGATGTCTTAACTCAGCAGTTTGTACGTATGTTAACGCTGAGTGGTTGCATTAGTGAAGCATAGCATAACTGAGCTGCATGGTGCTAAATAAGGGCTGAGGGTTACTACTGCTGACATGTGCTCCTATCCTGGGAATTACCCAAACATCCAGAGAGGCACCATGTTCAGGCAGAGAACATGTGAtgtataccaaaaaaaaaaaaaaaaaaaaaaaaaaaaacacacacacacacaaaaaaaaaagaacccagaGCCTCAAAAGATTATCAGTTATGAGAGCAATAACAGTGCGAGTCacatttcttattcatttaGGTAATGAGCTAATGAATGAAAGGAGATAATTAATAGGAGGCAGTTAAGGAAAGAGGGCTGGGAGGTCATTAgaagaaagtgaaggaaaaatAGTGAAAAACTAACATCCTCAATTTCCATTGCTGATGGTGCAGTCTTGAAAAACTCCTCTTTGACTCGAATAGGCTCAGTTTGTCACAATTGAACACTGATAAAAGCCTCAAAACATTGAGTGTTGGGAAAACCGTCAAATTCAAGGTATATTTGATTGATTACTGATAAACTGACTTGTCGATTTATTTAAACTCAAGTGCCAACAAATAATAGATAGTGTGAAAATATGAGTTAGTAATAAGACACAAGGAGACagggaaggaagaaaggaaaggagcaGACGACAATGtcatgcagctctgtgggaggCAAACCCCAAACACATCAGTCTGCCTCAAAAATCACAAACTATAACtggggaaaacacaaaaacactcacacagctgctgccaaTGTCCCCTGATAGAATGGAACAgctgctgagacacacacacaagaaaaatatGTCCTGTCAATTGTCTGGGTGACACAACAACTGAGATCAGTCAAAACAAGTACCGGGATCACGCATGTCCACCATCTGGGTTTGTTTCTTACCACTGTCTCAAGACCCAGGAGTTACCGTGGCAACCACAACTCACAACATATATGTCAGCTGATAGGACGACCATGTCCACGGGAGCGTGTGCCTTAATGAAGTTGGAAGACTTTGATCAAAGCAGTAACTCCAAAAGCCAAATATACTGACCGCGCCTTGCTGAACAACATTAGATATCACAGGTGAATCTAAAGATTCGGTGGaaggaaactgaaaacatgaGGAAGCACCAGGTGATCGACAAAATACAGAATggtctgtgtgactgtgtgaataAATTATTCGGAGTTCATTTTCATGCACATACacccttttttatttcaagaaaaGTTACTTCCTTCAGAgttgaatatttttctgattcCTTCTAGAAAAAACCTTTTATTCATCGGGTCACCTCCTGTTACTCAGAGCTGGTCTGAAGGAATATGAACAGTCTGCACTATAAATTCACATCAACCTATTTCCtaattttatttggtgttttacTCGGTAAACTGTATAAATCAATACTGCTGGCAATTAACTATAATTACTGAGAGACCATTTTTGACGACCGGCATGGAACTCGAGTTGTCAGAAAGTTATTAATACGTCCAGGTACAATGggcaagaaataaataaataacatcatattgtgattattttgtgtGATAGCTTGATTTTTCAAATTGTTGTGATTTCAACtgcaataattatttcatttttactaGAAAAATTATGtggatgtgatttttgttgggTTTGCACTTAACACGCTGGTTCccttttatttggaaaatatgGTTTGTAGGTTGAGGGAACTCTGCTCTACCACACCAGTTATGGTTCTAGCAATTGtggcatatttaaaaaaaaaaattgcagctcCTGTGATTTCTATATTACACTTAGCCATATTGTGATTTTGATCAAATGTTCATTAGTTATGCAAACATTATTCTGAATATTCAAATATCTTCTTTTAGACGATGTTGGAAGGTAAATATGTAAACCTTATTTATAAAAGCCAGGCTAAAGCCCAAAAGTAGTCAGCCAATTTACAAATGGGCTAAATAATCTAAACTCACCCATTCATACTGAAGGCATGTGCAGGATTTTCCAAGGTCCTAGCTTTGACAGGATGGATGGACCTGAAGCAGAAATGCTTCAGATGTTGGTTGGTTGCCTGGAAAAAGCCAAATTATCAAATTATAGACTATCAACTAAATTATACTTCAGGGAGCAGACAGAAGTTTGccacataattttttttggcGACAGTATCTGCCGGTTTCCTTGCGACAGACGCTGCTGAGGTTTGTTTACAttccattaaagaaaaaaaatataaaaacaaacaaacaattcatAAATTGTAGAAATAATTTTGCagattgtttttctgatgattctGATGATGATTTCAATTGAATATGTCAATATTCAGATACTGAGATATCTGTAAAAAGGTTTTTCGATTTTTATTGATCTTATAGAGGTATTGAATTCAGCATCTGGAGACAACAAGTGCAGTCTAGGCATCACTCAGCATAAATTCATCCCAGTCCAGTTCATGTTTTAGAATAGCTGCCTTTATGTTCTCATCAGGAACATTTTTCTCAGTGACCAACCCCAACCCGCTGGTTATGATGGTGTCAGTAACTTTCCATAAAGGAAAACTGTCAAATTTGAATTTATGTCTCAGgtcagatgatttttttttcttctcttgcttAAGTAGATATCAGTTTTtaatacaaacatttaaatggtGTCACTGACGTGGATTAGCCCGCTCTGACTAAATCATTGTTTGACACGGTGCCGGTGGCATAGTGGGTTGAGCATGTGCCCCATAAACTGGAGGTTCAAGGCTCCCGACGGCGTCACTGGTTCGGCTCCGGCCAGTGTTATTTACTGCacgtcgctctctctctttcatttcctgtcatgcCTCAAGATGTCCTATCTAATAAAGCTACAAAggccaaaaaacaacaaaaaacattgtgtgaCAGACGCATGACCACAGTCAACAATTTGCTTCTACCCAACAGTTACACAAACCCATGTCTACATACTTAGTTCCCTATACATAGTTATTAAACCAAATCATTAACCAGATACTATTTCTTTGGCCTAAAAAATTTAACTATTAAACCACCATTCTGAAGGATTTAAATAACTATGAAAATCATAGAAACATCTCCTATAGTTGTACATTTAATCCTTGTCCAACTCATTTGGGCTTTCGATATATCATCACATTTGCTTTCTGTGTTTCTTGAAACAATATTATTGGAAATTTGTTGATTGTTCAACATGTGCCACTATTCTGAAGTTCATCCAGAATCCTCAAAGATAAAACTAAtctgctgtaaaataaacatgagTATTTATCATGTTGCAACTACATATACTCTTACTCTTAAAGTTCAAATAAGTGCCTgaagatttcattttgtgtgacaACAAAATATGAACACTGATTAAAACCAATTGCATATTGTCAAAAACAGCTTAAATTTTTATCCATTTAGCACAAAGTTGTTGTTTCACGCTGGCATCTTTGTTTGGCTTAATAAACAGACCAACAACTGGGACACACGTTAACTACCGCACTGACGACAGAATCATTTTAGAACCAGATGGTTAGGAGCATTTTGAGGACTAGAAAAACATATGTCATGACAATacacaagagaaaaaaagctaCGGCTTAATGATCATGCAATGCTTCTGCAGATACCACACTGATTGCTGTCATGTGGCAAACCATTTTCTTTAgaaatttctaaaataaaataaaaaaatactgatgaTGAAAGAAACTAGGCACAGAGAAGGGAAGTGACCCTTTTTTAAGAATCTCTCCTCGATTGCTTACAATAATGTTGGCATTGATGATAAGCTGAACTAAACCCAGCTGACTGTTGTTTTGTGGTAGTTTTCAGCCTTCCACACACCATCAAACCCTGACAGACATCAGCCTGCAGAAGCAGAGAGGTGTCCGTCTGGTTTACCTATTTACTAACAGGATGGTGATTGTGCAGCTGCATGATGAGGCAGTCCTGTAGCTGTAGTCTGACAACAAATAAACACGAGTAGCAGCATGCCCATCATCACACCCAGTGCAGTGGCCGGTTAAATCAACCAAACCTACACCTCCAACGGGCCCTGCAGCGATCACCGATGATAACCTGTCataacacatcacatcacagcagGCTGTCAACATCACAATTATGTTCACCCCGAGTTAGCATTGAGCTAATGAAACTTTTAGGAGCACACCTCGGTATATTTAGATAAAACAACCCCAGAGGTCCAGTGTTGACCCCGGAAGGTTGTGTTATCTTGTTACTAGTGGAAATGTTAATGTGTCTGACTGCCCAATAACACGTTTATGGAGTCTAAAATAGCATGTTTGTTAGCGTTAGCTGTCAAGACTGGCGAGCTTCTTGACCTTAGCTTGACAACACGCTAGCCGGCTAACTGTGCTACACTCCTCTTAAATCAGCTTAGAacaagaaaataacaataataacaacaataatgaataaaatcGCGCCAATTTCGTGTCATCTCGCCTTCAAGCTCCCTCCgcgtcttttctttttactgccCCGGACATTGGGGGAAAACACCGGCGTTAGTTCGCCTCCAACCGCCGTTAAAGTAGCCTCTCGTGCTAACGGGAGCTAACTGAGGCTAACGGGCTAACCTGACGGTTGGACGGCTGGAGGCGCCGAGCCGCCCCGGTGTCCACTTACCGTCAgccggggagggggggggacacCTCCAGGAGTTCACGGTGGATGTGCTTCACACACCGGAGAGGTTCACGGATGTCGGTCCCCGGTGTCCAAACTCATTAacggaggagaagagagagagagagagagagaacatccCGGAGGCTAACGTCATTTCGGCGGAGCTCACGCAGCCTGTCCGGGTTTGACGCCTCATCTGCCGGACTGCGGCCCGCTGCTGACACCTACAGTCCGTCCAACACGTCTGGATCTGTTCAccgttttaaaaatgttgttttaatacTAAAATGATCTGTAAACCAGTCAGTCCATCTGAGTTGGCGTCATGtagctgttgtgtttattgaccgaattataatttttattatggatcatctttacattttaaatagatAGATTGATTTACTTTAatgatcccaaactgggaaattatTCTGTTACAGCAGCCAGATATCAGACAAACAGATGAACTGCacaacataaaatatgaatgcaaaaaatatttacaagagcaaaatatacaaatgcCCAAGCCAGCAGAAATATTTAGTTATAGTCATAAAGTTATAATAGAGATGGAAGGGGGAGAATAAAATAATAGAAGTATCCAAAGTGCgaaatgaaaaatctaaatgtaaGTAAAGAATGTGtggaaataacaaaataaaaaaaacaaaacaaaaacccaaacaattaTTTGTTACAGATTTGTTTATATCTCTGTCGTTGTCACTTTTTGGTGCGAGGTGCATTCTGGGAAACTTCAAATGGGCGGGGCCACAACACTTCCGGACAGTCATGTTTCTAACcgcatgttttatttttattttaataacatataaaggggagagaaagacacaaatcCACATCGTTGGATTAAAGTTACCAAGTTCTTGGCACATGGAGACATTTTTGTAACTTTATTTATGTGACTCGTCTGAAACCGGAGATGTATCTGAACTCTAGTCAGctgttatatttattattgGCCTGTAtgtattatttctttatatGGAACCTCTTTATCTAATTCCTCTTATATAAGATAAAAACCCACGTTTTCTCTGGCTTTGGGGTCTCTTTAGttctaaatctaaatcttaactatatatatatatatatatatatatatatatatatatatatatatatatatatatatatataaaacaaaaaatggccttattctgtattttgtgctgccaacaacaaaaaacaagtaaaCCACATCATCGTTCCTAAATTGTGTCCACCTTGATAAATTAATTTCACATCCTagagaatgaaaacagcaagtccttattttgaaattcatGCGGAAGTGGTAAGTCCAGGTGTGCATTGTTGACATCGGTTATGCTGCAGTTGCCAGCGTGTACAAACATGACACACCATGGAAAACACTGCTGTGATGACACCGTGGATAACACTCCGACACTGCTGCTCCATAAAAGcctgcacactcacacacactgacacacaccgacacacacactcggAGAGCTTTGGGAAACATCATGGGTGGAATCATCTCACAGATCTTCTCCAGGTTAACCTCGAAAACTCCTGTCAGGATTTTAATGGGTGAGATCTGTTTTCAGCAATAACAATGTTATTATAATATAACTGCTTATTTGATTTTAGCTGAAATAGTCGTAAATAAGTTGTTAGGTGCCCTATTTAgtgattaataaataatttttgccatgaaattttttaaaaaaaaaggaattttctttaatttgggagtatttaacaataataaataataattatatatctctgttgtgttttgtgcatttgtgtgctgctgcagttggtCTGGATGCAGCAGGTAAAACCACACTGCTGTACAGGCTGAAACTGGCAGAGGTCGTCACCACCATCCCAACAATCGGTCAGCCACTTTCATCTGTTATTTATTAAGCACATTTATGATGTGAAATAATACaaactctttgtgtgtgtgcaggttttaATGTGGAGACGGTGGAGTATAATAACATCAGTTTCACAGTCTGGGATGTTGGTGGTCAGACTATCATCAGACCTTTGTGGAGACAttactacacaaacacacaggtaaaacaggaagaacagcacaaccacaaacacacagtttctgCAAAAATAGGACCTACCATGATGTTCATCTGTCTCCGTCTCCTTCAGGGTTTGATATTTGTGGTCGACAGCAACGACCCTGAGAGGATTAAAGAGTCTGCGGATGAGCTGCACAGGATGGTAAACCTAAGCctgcagtatttttattttattcatcacttaacacacacgcacacgcacattAATGTTTTAAgatgccataaaaaaaaaaaaaaaggaactccGACTTTCCTGTGAGCTCaccagtgttttttgtttgtttcagttggAGGAGGATGAGCTGAGAGGCGTCTCTGTCCTGGTTTTTGCTAACAAACAGGATCTACCCAGAGCCATGTCTGTCAGTGATGTCACTGCGGCCCTGAACCTGTCAGCAACCTCACATCCTGTGAGTGGCACATTCGCCCTTTTCTGATCTTTGACGTCATTTCAAACACGCCCTCTTCAACGTGAAGActttgtccctgtgtgtgtgcagtggttTGTCCAGGCGTCCTGTGCTGTCAGTGGTACCGGCCTGGCTGAAGGTCTAGACTGGCTCTCCAACCAGATCCTGGAGCAGAGGGGGTCCACATGAAGCGCATGAGTTCACCTTTATTCTATTTCCTGCTGTGTCTTctgtgagctgagctgagaatCAAGTGAATCCAGCAGGGACAGAAATGATCTGTAAAATCCAGCTTCAGACATTTTCCTGCTGCATTCACAGCATGCAGGAAATCCTGTAGATCCCAGCTCTTCCTTAAAACTCTTTAATAGTGAAAttctaaatgttttttgatttgAGGGAATTTATATGTGAACATAAAAGAGTTAGGAGGAATTGAGActcctcttgttttttattttatacgTCTCCATAAATTGCTATATTTGTACAATCATTTGTTATATGTATATCAGAGGCGTTAAAAGCTACAGTTAACCTTTTTTATACATCTTAAGCtgtgcaaatgtgaaaataataaaaaaaaatgaatgtgttctGCAGCTCCAGGAGGTTTGTTTGATCTGCACACATCAGCAGACTGACTCAGGCAGGTGGAGTTAGTGCTTTATTTATCACTGAAAAGCCTTTTATTAATCATGACACTGGAACATTAACCACTGAAACATATTTACAGTTCAGCATCGTCGACCCTGTCGTGTTCTGTTTGTCGATAAAGTGCAGCTCATTTAACATGAGTTCTTCAcccagaaacaaacagaaaacccttctccaaaaaaaaaaaaaaaaaaaacaaaacccaaaaaccccAAATACCCCAAATACCCCAAATACCAAAATCATCGTTAGTAACTGTTGATTTAAAGACTTCCCCACAGCCGACTGAAGAGATTCGGTCTGTTGCACATGCAAAGTCTATGATCCTGAAGCAGAAGCTTCTTCGGTTGTTTGACCTTCAGATAAGATATTCTTCTGATCGATGAATAAAACCTGCGACAAGCATTAAAGGCCCCAAACAAAATCCACACGGTTCAATGTTTTACTATcaggagaaacacacaggatCAGCTGCTGATTTATCAGTCTTCAGGAAAAACGGTTCCCGTTTTCATATGTCAAGATGCTAAGTAGTGCGAAATTTCTTCAAAGGTTATTAAAATGTATCAGTTTAGCAGAGAGCCTAGAAGTTCAGACAGAGATATCTACTTCTCTCTTTTTGAAGAGAGAAAATTGCAGGTTGTTTCGCTCAAACCGTCGTCAAAAAACGCAAAAGTGAGGAGAGCATTTCATCGAATTTGTGCTTCAGTTGAAAAGATCTCCACATTTTCCCCAGTCAAGATGAGGAAACCAACATTTCACAACAATTAAGGAGACAAATGCGAAGAGAGCGAAGCGTCTTTGGCCCAAGATCTAAATGTTTGTCATTA
It contains:
- the LOC115043195 gene encoding ADP-ribosylation factor 4-like, which translates into the protein MGGIISQIFSRLTSKTPVRILMVGLDAAGKTTLLYRLKLAEVVTTIPTIGFNVETVEYNNISFTVWDVGGQTIIRPLWRHYYTNTQGLIFVVDSNDPERIKESADELHRMLEEDELRGVSVLVFANKQDLPRAMSVSDVTAALNLSATSHPWFVQASCAVSGTGLAEGLDWLSNQILEQRGST